ATTTCATAAGCCGCCGATCCGTCCGAGGCATTTTTTGTGGAACTTAGGggcgagaggaggaggaggagcagcaggGAAGGAAGGGCATCACCAAAGCCGCAAGCCCAAGCGCAAGCGCACGacaggaaggaggaggagggcggagGGCGGAGGGCGGAGGATTCGCCGCTTGCTAGCGAAGCCCTAATTCGCCTCTCCCCGCGCGCCATCGACCTCGATCCATCGCGCGTAAGTCTCGCTTCCTCCTCCGGCGATGCTTTCTCGGTGCTTTGATTTGGGAGACCGTCTCGGTCGTCgccattttactttattttttcgGGGTTCGGTAATTTAGGTTCATTGGCGGTGTTTGGTGAGCTCCTCGTTGATGTGTTTTCGCAGTTTTTGATCGGATCACCTGGAATTCGCGGTAGCGTAGTCCGGACACTGCGTGTGCTTCCCCTGCTTCTGCTGACGGAGGTGGAAATGGATTTGGTCTCTAATTGCAAGGTACTGTCATTTAGCTGCTGGTGAATTTTCTGCTgccgatggcggcggcggcggtgtcGGTGGTGTTTGCAGTCCTTGAGAGTCTCGCGTCGTGATAGCCAAGACTGATTACGCATCCGACTTGTTCATCTCGGTCTTTGCATGCTGATTAATGCTCTTGCATCGATGGATGTCTGTTGTCGTGTCACGAGTGGTATCGAGGAGCGATGGTCGGTTGGTATTGAGCTTACAGAAAAATGCAGGTTTCTGGGGCCACTGATTTAGCTTCAAACGGTCAGGGAGCCTCAGATTGCAGTAATGTCAAAGTTGAAGGAGAGTCGATTGACCCATATCGGTCAGATGCAATGGTCAGATGTCCATGTGGAAGTTCTTCGGAAACAGAGTCAGTGATCAAGGTATGGATTGTACGAAGTGTTTGCATTTGGATACATCCTCATTTTGTCCTAGTtgttggcaaaaagaaaaaaggtgctGTTAGTTTTTACTTGGTTTTCACGCATCCTAAAGTGAACCAATTTTGGTTTGTCACAGTTGTTGAAATTGTTACTTTTACCATACAGTTAAATTGGTTTTTGAGAAACCTTGAAGCCAGCACTTGTGCCTTCCCATGTTCACCCTTATTCCACCCTCTTGTgttttgattttcctttaagAGTTTCTTCTGTTACGTTGAAATTTGTTACTCATGGTTGTTTTAGTGTCCAATCTCCCTTGTTATGCGGTACGATATTTGGGTGAAAAATTACCTGTGCTTTGAATGTGGCTAGAAAGTGACGTGAGTTGTCACTCATCATTAGTAGTCCACGGACTTGGTAGAACCCGCAAGTGTACCTTTTGAAATTAACGgatttcattcttgaaaaataaaggaactGTGAGTAGTTTCATGTCATACCATCATTTCTGCTTTCGTtgacatattttttattttacttgcttacctattttctttattcttttttaaaattatgtgttgttcttttatcttttggttGGCAGTGTCAGGACCCAAGCTGCCATGTCTGGCAACACATGAGTTGTGTCGTCTTTCCTGAAAAACCTGGGGAGGAGGATCCTGAAAATTTTTATTGTGAGCTGTGCCGTCTCAGTCGTGCTGATCCGTACGTATCTCAGAGTAGCAAACTTTCGCATTTCATCAATATATCAACTGGGAAATGTGACATTCGGTCTTCATAGACGTGGCTTTTTGTATGGAATGATGATATTGACATCCCTCttgagaaattttatttattattccaTGCGAAACAATGATCTAACTTCTCAGTTGTTTTAGTTAGTTTCATCTGATCTTTTAATTGATCACTGGAAGTGCTATAGAGAAGGTGTTCTTATAAATTGGATCGATACTGGATAATTAGAAGGAAAATTTCATTAGGTCAATGACAAGCGTTACCTGCTTTGATATGATTCTGCTTGTTACTGACATAATTGGCTTCGCCTTCATattttgaaaaggaagaagCTGAACTTAGTGCCGTTGTTTTTGTCCTTGGGACACAGTGTCTTATGGCAGAAGCACATCTCTTGGCCTCCCAAAATGGAGGTTTAAGAAGTAGATCATATGGATGTAGAAAAAGCTTCTGATTTGGATGAATTGGAAACATCTCTTTCCCATTTCTATTTACCGAACCTGAAAAGTACGTCTTCATGTTAAATATGGCTGGAGGCAGTTTAGTGTTAGGCCCATATACATACATGTGCGTGTGGTGAATGTTGAAGGAAAATTTCATTAGGTCAAATGACAAGCGTTACCTGCTTTGATATTATTCTGCTTGTGACCGACATAATTGGGTTCGCCTTCATattttgaaaaggaagaagCTGAACTTAGCGCCGTTGTTTTTGTCCTTGGGACACAATGTCTTATGGCAGAAGCACATCTTTTGGCCTCCCAAAATGGAGGTTTAAGAACCTGAAAAGTTCGTCTTCACGTTAGATATGGATGGAGGCAGTTTAGTGTTAGGCCCATATACATACATGCACGTGTGAGGTGAATGTCGATGCAGGAGCACATGGATTCTTTAATGGCACACAATTAAGAAAGAAGTCCTAGTTTTTAGATATTTCAACTTTAATAAAGCAGGGATAGCACTTAAAGAGAATAGAGCATCTGCGTTGTCCATTCTTGAATCTTTTAATATCTTTGAGAGAGAAGGcgctatttcttttttataccaTGATCCATAGAGCAGGTTGGGTGTCTTATACTTTGTTTACATTCCTTGTGTTTATTCTATGCGAGATTTTCTCCCTCCTCTTTTGTATGCTAAGTTGTATGCTTGTGCCCTTACCTTGTGTTGGGAACAGTAACCATGCATGAAGAGATGTGGGGAAAAAATTCTACTTACGAAAAGTTGGTTATTCATATGAAGTAGATGTTTTGTCCAGCAAATACTGTATTGTTTGTCCTTCAATTGGATTGACATTTGCTTCCCCcctttttatttaaagaaaatgatgcaGCTAAGCAGAAATGCACTTTTAACTGCTGGCGTCAGCCCTGTGCTTCTTAGCTTTTTTGTATGAGTTTGCTTTCAATGTGAGCACTGCAGCTCTAATGGTTATGGGGTGCGATTATCttgtttaatttattattaactTGCCATTGATTTCTTTTggtttccttatttgaaattttgaattaaattcaattcTTTGTATACTTTtcagaaaggaaaaagtaaaagctcTTTTCTTCACTAAGTTCTGATCCTATCTTTTTTCATAGGTTTTGGGTTTCAGTGAGACATCCTCTGCAGCCTGTGAAGATGGTTACTACAAATATTCCAGTTGATGGGTGAGTTCTTTTGGCTTTGCATAAGTTTACTTGATggttattctttttctatgttGCATTGTTATTAGCTCTTCTGGGTTTACTTGGAATGGTTTATTTTCCCCGGTGCATTAGTGATGTTTATTTTTCCGGTTAAAAGACTTGTTATCtaagatgatttttttacttGCCATTCTTATCACGTCCTAATGAATGTGTGCATGCACAGTACTAATCCCGTACAGAGTGTTGAGAGAACTTTTCAACTGACAAGGGCAGACAGAGACCTTTTATTGAAGCAAGAGTTTGATCTTCAGGTTAGTTTAACTACTTTCAACCTTATGTGCAAGAAGTGGGATTTTGGTTTAATTTGATTACTCAAGCTTGATGATTTGTATGGGATAATATCTTCGTGAAGGCCTGGTGTATGCTTCTCAGTGACGAGGTTTCATTTAGGATGCATTGGCCTCAACATGCAGACCTACAGGTCAATGGTAAGTCGTGAAGGTATTTCTACTTTAATACTGGTAGGGAGACTTTGTGGGccacattttttatgaaataatcgCAAGCACTTAGCCTGAAGCAGAGATACTTTTTTCCTCTTAAGGCCCTGAtccaaattttgcttttttgggaACTGAAGCACTtaatgtttctttgtttcttgtttgCATTGATCATCGAAATGCTGTTTCCCAGTTATGGTtttgaaattgttattttttaggGTCAGTTATGCTCATGTCATGCCCAGGCTATGGACCTATGGTTTTGGAAACGgtcttttgttaatttcctttttgttgttcCACAGGTTCTGTTGTTCGTGCTATTAATAGGCCTGGCTCACAGCTGCTGGGGGCTAATGGTCGTGATGATGGTCCCATTGTGAGTTAAaccttcaaaaattttcaattgtctCCTTTATGATGAATGCATTTTCTGTGCTTAGCAGTACTTACATATTTATTGCTTGTCTGTATGACTCTTTAAGCGCCTGATGCGTATATCACTTATAGTGTTTTCCTTTTGTGAGCTTGGGTGTGTCTGGTATATTTTCTTAGGTTTTTGGTTTTCCGTGGCAGATAACATTTTTCGTGAAAGATGGCATCAATAAGATCAGCTTAACAGGGTGTGATGCTCGCATTTTCTGTTTGGGAGTCAGAATCGTGAAAAAGGCACAGTGTTCAACAGGTAGCTAAGAAAATTATTGGTAGCTGTTATTAgagtttccaaaaaaaatttagtgctGTCCCGAAGTTTAATTATTCATCCTGTTTCTTATTTTCCTAATGAAAGCTGGAGTACACGCTTGTGTTAAAATGTACTTCTATTTGATGTCTATGTGACTGCCCAGCTCGTCTTATCATCGTTGTCCAGGATTTCATGAGATACTTGGAACAGTTTTAACTGTTGCTCAATTTGCTTTTAGCTGCGACAGAGTTACCGCTGTATGTTTTATAGTTGTGAAACctaagtctttttcttttttgtatgtACTAAGAGAATGAGGACTTCGCTGCTTTGTTATGACTTTTGTAGTCAAAAGCAAAAAGTATAGTATCATGTGTAAGTTATACTTTATTTTAGATGTATATCGCAAATTTAGATAAATGTTACTTTTCTTGTAACTTGGAGGTAGCATTATTTATGTAGTTAAAAGCAAAAAGTATAGTATCGTGTGTAAGTTATACTTTAAATAAGTAATAACgtatcaaaattgaaatattatatatCTCATCATAAGTCTGCCCAGATTTAAGTTAAGTGTCATGTGGTGAATTGAAAAAGTAAACATTTTCTCAATTTCGATTCTAACCATACACATTGGACCGATAAAGGGCAATAAATAACCTCAGTATCTTGAAAAAAACTACTAATCAATAaacgaatttaaaaaaaatgaacaacaaCAATTAACTGATCATTACACGATAAATACAAGTAATTGCTAAATAAACAAAGCCCAGAAGGCGACTTCAAGACTGAATCCAGCAAGCAGGCATGGAACAAAGAAGCTCGAAAAAGGCAGCTTCTCTGTAGGGGACATGGCACAACAGAACTATATTCCTCTTCAACTGTATGTACTGCCCTGATGGAAATCTGCAG
The nucleotide sequence above comes from Eucalyptus grandis isolate ANBG69807.140 chromosome 2, ASM1654582v1, whole genome shotgun sequence. Encoded proteins:
- the LOC104432852 gene encoding E3 SUMO-protein ligase SIZ1; the protein is MDLVSNCKVSGATDLASNGQGASDCSNVKVEGESIDPYRSDAMVRCPCGSSSETESVIKCQDPSCHVWQHMSCVVFPEKPGEEDPENFYCELCRLSRADPFWVSVRHPLQPVKMVTTNIPVDGTNPVQSVERTFQLTRADRDLLLKQEFDLQAWCMLLSDEVSFRMHWPQHADLQVNGSVVRAINRPGSQLLGANGRDDGPIITFFVKDGINKISLTGCDARIFCLGVRIVKKAQCSTGS